One window of the Runella slithyformis DSM 19594 genome contains the following:
- a CDS encoding PIG-L deacetylase family protein, producing the protein MKLLVLGAHSADFVWRSAGVIAKSVEEGAETLVICMSYGERGESGELWKEDPKRSEESVKAIRHEQAQKAADILGTPIRFLDWGDYPMLISNERIEQLTQIIGDFEPTVILTHTAKDPFNPDHPLAYQATERARLLSCGAGVPSAFKNIDPPMWYSFEPHQPEICEFLPDTFVDISSVFEKKLAAMDCMGAQKYLRDYYAELASRRANHARRISGQKDVKYAEAFQSHVPRVVKSLF; encoded by the coding sequence ATGAAATTATTAGTCTTGGGAGCGCACTCTGCCGATTTTGTTTGGCGTTCGGCAGGCGTTATTGCCAAAAGCGTAGAAGAAGGCGCCGAAACACTCGTCATTTGTATGTCGTACGGTGAGCGGGGTGAGTCGGGCGAACTGTGGAAAGAAGACCCAAAGCGCAGCGAAGAAAGCGTAAAAGCCATTCGTCATGAGCAGGCCCAAAAAGCAGCCGATATTCTCGGAACACCCATTCGGTTTTTGGATTGGGGCGATTATCCGATGTTGATTTCCAACGAGCGTATCGAACAACTTACCCAAATCATCGGCGATTTTGAGCCCACCGTCATTTTGACCCACACCGCCAAAGATCCCTTTAACCCTGACCATCCGTTGGCGTATCAGGCTACAGAAAGAGCCAGGTTATTGTCGTGCGGAGCGGGAGTGCCGAGCGCGTTTAAGAACATTGACCCGCCGATGTGGTACTCGTTTGAGCCGCATCAACCCGAAATCTGCGAATTTTTGCCCGATACCTTTGTGGATATCTCGTCGGTTTTTGAGAAAAAACTCGCCGCGATGGACTGCATGGGCGCTCAAAAATATCTGAGAGATTACTACGCCGAATTGGCCTCCCGAAGGGCCAATCATGCCCGCCGAATTTCGGGACAAAAAGACGTAAAATACGCCGAAGCCTTCCAAAGCCACGTACCGCGAGTGGTAAAATCGCTCTTTTAA
- a CDS encoding four helix bundle protein, with the protein MAKHSPLKEKSLSFSIRIVNLYKHLTTDRSEFVISKQLLRAGTNPGAMVREANNAESAMDFIHKLGIAQKELSETQYWLELLFHTAYLNEKEFESMHNDSEEMMRMIRSSILTKNKNLGIKVGSLAVLVTLFFTLISYHS; encoded by the coding sequence ATGGCTAAACATAGTCCATTAAAGGAGAAATCGTTGAGTTTTTCCATTCGTATTGTTAATTTATATAAACATTTAACTACTGACAGGAGTGAATTTGTAATCAGTAAACAGCTATTGAGAGCGGGTACAAACCCGGGAGCAATGGTACGAGAAGCTAACAATGCAGAATCGGCCATGGATTTTATACATAAATTGGGTATCGCACAAAAAGAATTGAGTGAAACACAGTATTGGTTAGAGTTGCTTTTTCATACAGCATATCTTAATGAAAAGGAATTTGAGTCAATGCATAATGATTCAGAAGAAATGATGCGAATGATCCGAAGCTCTATCTTAACCAAAAATAAAAATTTAGGTATAAAGGTAGGCTCTTTGGCTGTCTTGGTTACACTGTTTTTTACACTCATCTCTTATCACTCATAA
- a CDS encoding VOC family protein — MNNITWELAHLAHVELLTPKLDQSIRFFTEILGMYVSDIEGDSAYLRAYDDYEHHSLKLTAHKHSGIGHFAWRTRTEESLQHRAKAIEASGLGIGWTDHECGYGKAYQFRYPDGHRCEIYFDTHKYKAEGTMQSALKNTASKYPARGANVRRIDHLNLLAKDIRAFADFQFGILGGRNTERIEFEDGPKGVWVSVNNKSYDLAITEDHSGLNGRLHHLTYATNSREEILIAADIALENGIFIETGPHKHAIQQTFFLYLYEPGGNRIEVANATARLILDPDYETVVWNREERLKGQAWGLKTVESFHTRGNPMPEEFL, encoded by the coding sequence ATGAACAACATCACTTGGGAACTTGCTCACTTGGCGCATGTCGAACTGCTCACCCCGAAATTGGATCAAAGCATTCGCTTTTTTACAGAAATATTGGGGATGTATGTTTCAGACATTGAGGGTGATTCGGCCTATCTGCGGGCATACGACGACTATGAGCATCATTCGCTCAAACTAACGGCCCATAAACATTCGGGCATCGGGCATTTTGCGTGGCGCACCCGTACCGAAGAATCACTCCAACATCGCGCAAAGGCCATCGAAGCGAGCGGCTTAGGCATTGGCTGGACCGACCACGAATGCGGCTACGGAAAGGCGTATCAATTCCGGTATCCGGACGGGCACCGATGCGAAATTTACTTTGACACCCACAAATACAAAGCCGAAGGCACGATGCAATCGGCGTTGAAAAATACCGCCAGTAAGTACCCGGCCCGCGGAGCAAACGTCAGACGAATAGATCACCTGAACCTTTTAGCAAAAGATATTCGGGCCTTTGCCGATTTTCAGTTTGGAATCTTGGGCGGCAGAAACACCGAACGAATAGAGTTTGAAGATGGGCCCAAAGGGGTATGGGTTTCGGTTAATAATAAATCGTATGATTTGGCCATTACCGAAGATCACAGTGGCCTGAACGGACGTTTGCATCATCTTACCTATGCGACCAACAGCCGGGAAGAAATCCTGATTGCCGCCGATATTGCCCTCGAAAATGGCATTTTTATCGAAACAGGCCCTCACAAACATGCCATTCAGCAAACGTTTTTCTTATACCTCTACGAACCCGGCGGCAACCGAATCGAAGTGGCCAATGCCACTGCCCGTCTTATCCTCGACCCCGACTATGAAACCGTCGTTTGGAACCGCGAAGAGCGCCTGAAAGGGCAGGCGTGGGGACTAAAAACTGTGGAGAGTTTTCACACCAGAGGGAATCCCATGCCGGAGGAGTTTCTTTAA
- a CDS encoding subtype B tannase, which translates to MFIRQKFPANLLFAVGALFANTVCGQSQGALRFDPSKFTLQSQELNGKTVNVRAYEKIVYVANPVDTTQQVLNIYIPEAYFNGQSINGYTAQTAPIFFPNRVGGYMPALPATFKASPQRGPMPGGNQGSSVLAALSKGYVVASAGARGRISPSGKAPAGIVDLKAAVRYLKANDAAIPGDANKIISNGTSAGGAMSALLGATGNHPDYEPLLKSLGAADATDHIFAVSAYCPIINLENADMAYEWQLNKIHAFKFRGREGTLDAEALKVSDELKKAFPTYVNGLNLKDDAGKKLELNAQGEGSFKEYVKSFLAASAQKALTAGVDIAKYDFLQIKDGKVLSVDFDGYMTYLERMKTPPAFDALDNTSPENQLFGSATVDKRHFTPFALHYSPNNLSSMAEAQQIKMMNPMNYIGAKGAKTAAYWRVRHGAKDKDTGFAIPVLLAAALKNKGFAIDFALPWDRPHSGDYDLEELFNWMDGICK; encoded by the coding sequence ATGTTCATCCGTCAAAAATTTCCTGCCAACCTGCTTTTTGCGGTCGGTGCCTTGTTTGCGAATACCGTCTGCGGTCAGTCGCAGGGCGCGCTTCGGTTTGACCCATCCAAATTTACCCTTCAATCGCAGGAGTTGAACGGTAAAACCGTCAACGTCAGAGCCTACGAAAAAATCGTGTACGTGGCAAATCCCGTGGATACGACGCAACAGGTGCTGAACATTTATATTCCGGAAGCGTACTTCAACGGCCAAAGCATCAATGGATATACCGCTCAGACCGCGCCGATATTTTTCCCGAACAGAGTCGGCGGCTACATGCCTGCCCTGCCGGCCACTTTTAAAGCCTCACCGCAAAGAGGACCTATGCCGGGAGGCAATCAGGGTTCATCCGTTTTGGCGGCTTTGTCTAAAGGCTATGTGGTGGCTTCGGCCGGGGCAAGAGGCAGAATATCTCCGTCGGGAAAAGCACCCGCGGGTATTGTAGACCTGAAAGCGGCCGTACGGTACCTGAAAGCCAATGATGCCGCTATTCCCGGTGATGCCAATAAGATCATTTCAAACGGCACAAGCGCAGGGGGAGCCATGTCTGCACTATTGGGCGCCACCGGCAATCATCCTGATTATGAGCCTTTACTGAAATCGCTGGGAGCGGCCGATGCCACTGATCATATCTTTGCGGTGTCAGCATACTGCCCCATTATCAACCTCGAAAATGCCGATATGGCGTACGAATGGCAGTTGAATAAAATCCACGCTTTCAAATTTCGCGGTAGAGAAGGCACCTTGGATGCTGAAGCGCTTAAGGTGTCGGACGAGCTGAAGAAGGCTTTCCCGACCTATGTCAACGGGTTGAACCTGAAAGACGATGCGGGTAAAAAACTGGAATTGAATGCGCAGGGAGAAGGCAGCTTTAAAGAGTATGTGAAATCGTTTTTGGCGGCATCGGCGCAGAAAGCTCTGACGGCCGGGGTAGATATAGCAAAGTATGATTTTCTGCAAATAAAAGACGGAAAGGTGCTTTCGGTTGATTTTGATGGCTATATGACCTACCTGGAACGAATGAAAACTCCCCCCGCTTTTGACGCTCTTGACAATACATCGCCCGAAAATCAGCTGTTTGGCAGTGCCACCGTTGATAAACGTCATTTTACTCCTTTTGCCCTTCACTATTCTCCCAACAACCTGTCATCCATGGCCGAGGCACAGCAGATAAAAATGATGAACCCCATGAATTATATTGGAGCTAAAGGGGCTAAGACGGCGGCCTACTGGAGAGTTCGGCACGGGGCCAAAGACAAAGATACGGGCTTTGCCATTCCCGTATTATTGGCTGCGGCGCTCAAAAACAAAGGTTTTGCCATTGATTTTGCCCTGCCCTGGGATCGCCCCCATAGCGGCGATTATGACTTGGAAGAATTATTCAATTGGATGGATGGAATTTGCAAATAA
- a CDS encoding sialidase family protein, translating into MFRTITLAVIGCLMVCFSHQTFAQPVLDAADKAYSMPLLTQTPKGDVLLSWTEKDAAGMTSFCLATSKDKGATFSDKKTIFSGNGIGNSRLMRAKVLAKKDGSLVAVFSNRVESADRKRASDIVFCVSTDQGTTWTAPKPVDTDPTKCTRGFFDAVVLPNDEIAVAYLKDVAGSTKFEERDLRLVLTKNGVFQPERVIDPVVCDCCNISLLVDAKGALNVYYRDNNDNIRDMAKMTSADNGATFSAPQILHNDGWKINGCPHSGATSSVYGGSALISWFSGTTNEPGIRLVTEEGKKLLVLEAAAKNAFLTSSPSASVLLWEQLNPETNTSQIALKTIKADKVSETGWVKESLNAANVAALVANNQLLVAYEVKQPSGKNAIKLSNVKL; encoded by the coding sequence ATGTTTCGTACAATCACCCTCGCCGTCATCGGCTGTCTGATGGTGTGTTTCAGTCATCAGACTTTTGCCCAACCCGTATTGGACGCGGCCGACAAAGCCTACTCCATGCCGCTGCTGACCCAAACGCCCAAAGGCGATGTACTGCTTTCATGGACCGAAAAAGATGCCGCCGGGATGACATCTTTCTGTTTGGCGACCTCCAAAGACAAGGGTGCCACTTTCTCCGATAAAAAAACAATCTTCTCCGGAAACGGCATCGGCAATAGTCGTCTGATGCGGGCCAAAGTATTGGCAAAAAAAGACGGCTCGCTGGTCGCTGTTTTTTCCAACCGCGTAGAGAGCGCCGATCGAAAGCGGGCTTCGGATATTGTATTTTGTGTTTCTACTGACCAAGGTACCACCTGGACCGCACCTAAACCTGTGGATACCGACCCGACCAAATGCACCAGGGGCTTTTTTGACGCCGTGGTATTACCTAATGATGAAATTGCTGTGGCGTATTTAAAGGATGTGGCCGGCAGCACCAAATTTGAAGAGCGTGATCTGCGCCTGGTATTGACCAAAAACGGTGTTTTTCAGCCCGAAAGAGTCATTGACCCCGTCGTGTGCGATTGCTGCAATATCAGTTTGCTGGTCGATGCCAAAGGAGCATTGAATGTGTATTACCGCGACAACAACGACAACATTCGCGACATGGCCAAAATGACTTCTGCCGACAACGGGGCCACGTTTTCTGCGCCGCAGATTTTGCACAACGACGGCTGGAAGATCAACGGCTGCCCTCACAGCGGTGCCACCTCAAGTGTGTACGGCGGCAGTGCTTTGATCTCCTGGTTTTCGGGTACAACCAACGAACCCGGTATTCGTTTGGTTACGGAAGAAGGCAAAAAGCTATTGGTGCTGGAAGCGGCGGCCAAAAATGCGTTTTTAACATCTTCTCCCTCTGCTTCCGTGTTACTGTGGGAGCAGCTGAATCCCGAAACCAATACGTCTCAAATTGCGCTTAAAACGATAAAGGCCGATAAAGTCTCCGAAACCGGTTGGGTAAAAGAATCCCTGAATGCAGCAAATGTCGCTGCATTAGTGGCTAATAATCAATTGCTTGTGGCCTACGAAGTAAAACAGCCAAGCGGTAAAAATGCCATTAAGCTCTCGAATGTAAAACTGTAA